Genomic DNA from Cucumis melo cultivar AY chromosome 10, USDA_Cmelo_AY_1.0, whole genome shotgun sequence:
GAAAAATTCAAGTACCAAGATGGAAAGAGATGAGTGTAAATTCAAATGACCAATGTGTTAAGGGAATTCAAGATGTTGCTGATTGTTGATAGTCTAACAAAGTCAGTTACTATTGAAATCCCATTTTTTGTTCTATCTTTGTTCCATTGATGATTAGGTAAAAACATTAGTTGCTTCCTTGGGAATAGCTAAGACTGTCTCTAATGATGAATATTTTGTCATCCATTCTACACAATAATTTGGTTTTATGGCTGCTTTTGTACCAAGTTtggcttttttatttttattattataattattatttctttacaAAGTTTTGCAGAAAGAGAAACCTTCAGTAGCTTTCCCTTTTGTGAAATAGAAAAACTTACGAGAAGTTCCCTTTTTGAAAAAGTAAAGCTTCTTACTTTGCTTTACatttaaagatatttttatAGTTTCACTTCTCAATTCATTGAACTTTGGATGAAGTTGCATACAAAATTAATgctatttaaataatattaatcaCTAAATATGTAAACAATTAGTATTTATTGATATATACCATATTATACTATGGTATTTATTGCAATTTACTAAAAGAAATTTTGTATTGATTGAAGTCTACCAATTAatttcatgaagaaaaaaaaaaaaaaaatcaatgcaGCTCTTGTGATATTTTGATTGCAATGTCCCCACAAATCACTACCATTTAAAGTATTTCAAAAATTTGCAATGTTATGTTACTTCAATAGGCTAAGGAAATAAATGTTACAATTATGtctatgaaaataaaataaaatgaacaaagtagttaaaatatgtttgttttACTTTGGATCTTTAGACTAGTTGTTGGTATGCATTtaatattagtattaaaaagtttttatatgtattttctTCCTCATTTAACCAAACCAAGATAAATTATTTAACATGGTtgattcaataattatatataaaaagaagtACGCATGATTCGATATGTATTTCGTTGTTCTTACGAATgataaaagaaaggaagaaaacttttatttttaatttttgaaaaaataattattgattCCTTTATAAAAGCATTAAAAAACGAGTGATAAATGTTTTTATGGATGGTTTATTTGCaagtcttctttttcttagaaTAGAAAGTGAATGCagtttagtttttgaaaacgaaaattaatgttttaaaaaaagcaAAGCAAAAAATTAAAACCACTTTGTAGATTTTAAAACTTACGGTGTTTCTTTTAACAAAGGTGAAAGAGGATAAAAAAACTAGAAAAGATATCAATTGAATCGTGGACGAAACGAGAGGGAAGGGTATGTTGATTTCATATCtaataattctatatagaaagaAAGTTTAGAATGACAGCCATATTGTGATGTTGTAGGAACAATAATATTTGGTTGAGTTGGGAGGTTGGTGAATTAAACTCgatatgatgatgatgatgatggatAATAATACAATATAATGCTCGGAAATTCAAACGGAAAGGATGGAAAAAGCAAATTGGGAGGgaaataaaaagaatataaaGGAAGAAAGATACGACAATCGAAAGCGAAGGAAAAGGCTAACTCTGAAGACTGACAAACGGTGGACcgtttcaaaaaagaaaaactaaaaactaaaaatttacaaaatttgtgagctgaaatttgaaaatttttccctgttttcatttcttttggAAGAAGGGTCGACGATAAAGTTGAAGCCAATCCATCGACGAAGCAGAGAGAATACAGAGTTGAAGAACGAGGGCCCAAGATTCGAAGACCTCTTCATTTTCACAATTCTTGTTTTGTTTCAActcccatttttcttttcagttTTTAATCACCCCATTTTTTTCGGTTAATACGATCTTTCTTCTCTGTTTATCTTTCCTTTTGTTGATTTTATCCCGAGGAAGAGAGATCCAGTCAGCTTCTCGAATCGTGCGATTTTTTTCTTGAGTTTTGGGTATGTATGTGGATTTCGTATGATTTTGGAGGTGGGTTTTCTTTTGATTCATTCGTAGTATTTGTTAGTTGGGAATTGAGAGTGAGGAAGTGAGATGGGGACGAGTTCAAAGACGGAAGGACCTTCAACTCCGGCTCTTCGACGAGACCCATATGAGGTATTGTCTGTGTCCAGAGATTCTACAGATCAGGAAATTAAGACTGCTTATAGGAAACTCGCGCTCAAGTAAGTTTTGTAAATAAATTCACGTTTTTTGGAAACATTTTCGGTTCTTTTAAAAATGTGGAATATGGGATATGAAGCTTCTATTCAGGATTGATTGCGCTGATCACTCCTTGTACAAAGCTAACCCAGGTCAAATGGCCAGGCTTCGATGGGAATTCGTATTCAGGATTATCAGAATTTCCGCCTTTTGTCATTGTAGTCGACTGATTTGCGTAGAATTATGTTTTGGGTCATTTACCGTTTCTGgttctcaatttattttttgCATCTAAGTGGTGAATCCAATGTTTGAAGGCCATTTTAGTCTGTTCTGGTTTAGTTAGTTGCTAGAGCTTGTGAGTTACGATGTTAGCGTGGGGCTGAAGAGGCCATAGAGGAATTTTCTGATGATTAACATCTTTGATCTATTCATATTTTACTAAACTAATAAACATCATCAAATGTTGCTTATTGATGATTTGTTGTTGATGTTCTGATTTTCAATTCACATGATGGGCAGGTATCATCCTGATAAAAATGTAGGGAATCCTGAGGCTTCAGAACTGTTCAAAGAGGTTGCTTATTCTTACAACATTTTGTCTGATCCTGAGAAGAGAAGGCAGTATGACAGTGCTGGCTTTGAGGTtgttttcttcttattattattatcttccTATTCTATTCTTCTTAACGTGGACATTGATTTTCTATTTGTAACGGACAATTGTACATCCGAAGGTAGATTATGTTTTCTTCGTTGTGAAATCAACTTCTTTTGTATAAGTTTGCTTGCCTGTGCAACTACAGTCTGCAAAGAGACATGCACAACTACAAGTAGAGTATGATATGTGTAAAGTCACCCTATGGCATTTTAAATAAGCCAGCAGAGTAGAACTGTAAATGGAATGAAAACATTAATGGATTATCGTGCATAGTTGTTATTATTCACTATGATCTCAATTTACTACCACAAGTCTTTACTTTTCTCAATTATGGATAGATAAATGTAGAAGAAAATCTAAGGCCCCGTTggtaactattttattttttaaaattgcataTATACACTACTTCCACCTCTAAATTTTTTCCTTTGTCATCTAGCTTTTGACaactttatttttctaaaaaaaaattggctaacAATTCAACATTTTACTTAAGATAGATGCTAATCATCGTAAGAAATGGAAAGGAAATAGACTTAactttcaaaaacaaaaaacgaaaAAACGAAATGGTTACCAAATGGGGGGCTAAATGATTTTGGAATTATGTGATACTGAGTTAATTATGTTgatgtttgtttatttattttacttttgtGCTGTTGATGCGTCAAAGCTTTAGTGGATGCAAATGAAACTCATCATCTTATAAAAAGGTTACATCCTAATGTACTTCTAAAGTAATCTTTCCAGGCTCTTGATGTGGATGGTATGGACATGGAAATTGACTTATCCAATTTGGGCACTGTTAATACCATGTTTGCAGCTTTATTTAGGtaaaatatattgtttttttgtATTTGTGGTTCCTCTAGTCTGCAATCTCTCTAATCTCTAAGTTCGTCTGTTTATAGCAAGTTGGGTGTCCCCATTAAGACTACAATATCAGCCAATGTTCTCGAAGAAGCTCTAAATGGAACTGTGACCATCAGACCTCTTCCTATTGGAACATCAGTCAGTGGAAAGGTGCTTATATAGTTCTTATAAAGACAAAGCCTGCCCTTTCTTTTAAACCCCTTTACTTATGCAATGCTCCACTGCAGGTAGATAAACAATGTGCTCACTTCTTTGGTGTAACAATCAACGATCAACAGGCTGCTGCAGGCATTGTTGTCAGAGTTACTTCCACTGCTCAAAGCAAACTTAAGGTCTATTAATATATCTATAGATCATTGTTGTATGCTTTTTTGGCTTGCTGCTATTTTCATCGAATTCTAACCCATGTTCTCTATTTTTGTGAATTCATTGTGGAGAATTGCTCTTTTTGGTGTAGTTCTAACAAGTGCTATCTTTAATTTTCAGCTGCTTTACTTTGAGCAAGATGCCAATGGTGGTTATGGTTTAGCCTTACAGGTATTGTGCATTAATATCTCTGATGCTCCCGTGTCTCAGTTGCATACGAATTTTTCTGAAAGATTAACGTCAAATGATGGGTAGTAATAAATTGAGGAATTAGTTAATACTAAATTGGATATCACGGGAAGTGGTTTGTTTATTATATTATGCTGTTCTTAGTTGCTTATCACATTTCAGCTTTCGTATATTCCCTACATACTCTATGAGTTACTGGGCTTCCTAAAAGTACCAAGAATATTTGGTAGGGTGAAATTGGTTTGGATTGGTTGGAGTGAAGGTGAGCATTGATGCTCCCACCTATTTGACTTTTGCTTAGTAAAGTTTATCTTTCCCCTGCtctttataaattaaaatgcCGTTTTAATTTCTTGGGGTGGCCGATAATTTTTTCTTGCTTCCTAGTTATAAGACGTTTCTACTTTTTGGACTAGTGCGGTAAGGTATTGTTTGTATAAATAGTATTGACTTTATCATTAAACCCCCGTTGGACATGCATCAGCTTTTAATTTTCAGCTATAATCACAATCCATTTATATACTTGTAGGATTGACTTGTCTCATTGCAAAAAATGTTGTGTATCTTCGTGAACAGGAGGATAGTGAGAAAAATGGCAAGGTTTCATCTGTCGGGATGTATTTTCTACATTTTCAAGTATACAGGATGGATTCAACTGTGAATGCAGTATGTTGATGCTAAATATCATTAGATTATCTATGCACTATAAATTgttcttttcaaatttattttatggGGTTAAGAAGTTTGCTTTCTTGTGATGGTTGATTAATGTGCATGGTAGTACAGTTAGCAATGGCAAAGGACCCTGAGGCTGCTTTTTTCAAGAGATTGGAAGGCCTTCAGCCTTGTGAGGTTTCAGAACTAAAATCTGGAACACATATATTCGCTGTCTATGGTATAAGTTGTTGATGAATTGATATTTTCTTTGAACTTACTATCTAAATTAGTATTTTGACAATAATTTGTGGTCACCCTGTGTGATTGTTTAGGTGATAACTTCTTCAAGTCTGCAACCTACACAATTGAGGCAATTTGTGCAAAATCATACGAAGATACAACAGAGAAGCTCAAAGAAATTGAAGCTCAAATTTTAAGAAAGAGAAATGAGTTGCGTCAATTTGAAACTGAATATAGGAAGGTATTAACATTGTCTAGACATATGGAAATTATATTTTTCTGGTATGCTTGTCTGAAAGTAAACTTTCTACTTTGTAGGCACTGGCACGCTTTCAAGAAGTTACAAACCGATACACTCAGGAAAAACAATTTGTACGCACTCTTTTCACAATTTGATACTTGTCTTAGATGCCTTCTTGTTTTGAATAGGTGATGTaactttatttcttatttaCATATCGCTATGTTTATTGTAACTTCTCTGTTGCAGGTTGATGAACTTCTAAAAAAGAGAGATAGCATTCACTCTTCTTTCACGGTTTCCAGGCCAGCAAACCATATCGATATTGGCAGTGGGTTAAGTAACGGAAGAACTGATGATTCAAAAGTTTACACTACAGGAGAAGATGGAGGCTCAGATGGAAAGGACAAACCTACCAAGAAGAAATGGTTTAATCTTAATCTGAAAGGATCAGACAAAAAGCTCGGTTGAGATTACATGGGGTATTGCAAATATTGCTCCTCTTTGGGAAGTTTTGGTCTGCAAGCATTAAGCAACTGGGTGCCCGTGCCCATCAAGCTGCTTCGCTTCTTGTGAGTTGTCTGATAATTATGTTGTTTACTATATCTACAATATGGGTTTTCGAAGCAGATCTATAGTAGAAAAATTGTGTATTCATGGCATTCTGTTTATGAGTGTATTGAGTGACTTGCTCAGTTCTCAAAAATTTTCTAGCAGAGGTATATTTATTAGTTTCTTTAGTGGTCATAAATTCGTTTATTTGGGTTGTGGAGAAAACATGAGTGCATAATATACCATTTCACTGTTTTTGCAGATTTGTATAATTGTCATTTGGATATTACAATTTTCCATTTATTTGAATCCCATTATGGTATCCACTAGTTGTTGCTGCacttttctttgattttttgtGTTGCTGCTGCTGCTGAGTTGATTAATTAGAGTGATTTGGAGCatcttttcaagtacttaaaaacacattttttaAGCACTTTGAATTTCATTTCAAACAGGCCTAAAGTAGGAAATTTGGGTGTCATATCTTAGCAATTATAATACCAAAACAGGGCACTTTTGGTGGGCCTTATATTTTTAGGACTTGGTAGGGTACCCTAAACAGAATTCTCAGACAATGATGTAAGTTGAAGATGTGTTGATGAACAGGGACACACGTGGAACAATAGTAAGGGGAAAAAAGTTGTTCCAATAATTGGAGCTGGAAACTTGTCTCAATCTTAGCAGAATCTAAGAAGAGGTTTTATAGTTGTTGTGTTGTTGATTTGTTATCATTTCTCAAGTACTTGGATTTTTCTTTGGGACAAAACTTTCCTAGGAAATAAGGTATTATGAAGATCagtttgtttataaaattaGATATACTTGAGGATATGTACTCACTGTTTAAAGGTCAACTGTCTCTCTCATGGAGGTaatcttatttcattttttgaaGAAAGCACCCATCTTTCtcaattttattattgtttttatgaAGCTTTGACTATTACACACAGTTCTTGGAATGGTTGAGTTTCATTGGATGGAAGTTATTGGCTGAGTGCACATttttatcaaatataatatatagacacattcaatggcAATGTAACACTTGTATTATTTAAGGGGTTCTTGCTTTCTATATGGTATATTTCTATTGATGTGTTttctattatatttatatattaatatcTTTTTAAAGGATTTTGGATTCTATTCAACCATATCTCTTAATGTGCTTCACAAATCATTTTAGAATAATAATGTTTGACTTCACTTCTCCTCAATATATAAATTGTTCATATGTGATggaaatttatatttttagtaCAATAAGGAGCAGTGATGTTGAAACTACTAATGTGTCGGTTCTTTTGAATTGCTTTTAGAGAAAATTATCAAATTAAATCTTTAGAGATTGATCCACATACAACAATTATTGGAATCTCATATAAGGGAATATGTGATATTGTGATATAAGAGatagattttgttttttttttttaaaaaaaaaggaggcAGCACGTTACTTAGTTATGTGGTTGTGTTTGGCTTTTCAACGTGTCTTGCTATGAATAAAAGGGCATTCGATCGTTCTTGTCTTATTGATTGACTTAATCCCATTTCTCCATATATTACATTTCATGCATCTCTCCTGgttatgattttaaaatttccCAAAAGCTTGTTTTATTCAATACGATCAAATGTATGTAtcttatttaattataaatatccTCCATACTACCTAGAATCTTATATGTAAAACACatcatttaattaataataataattaaaaaaagtttgtttcttcaacttttttttttctagtaatcTGTGTGACAATGGCGCCATGTAAAGAAGTGTAGTTTTAAATTCTAATTAATTAGTGCACTTTAAATTAAGTAGTTTAGGTCTTAGAAAAATATTGTTAGTTGGTTTCAAATTAGATTAGTGTTAAGAATataaaattatagaaaagaTTAAATAATGGTATTAGACATTACATATGGTTTAGAGGGTAAAGTCCACTCAaactttataaaataattagaaaagaaaGAGTTGTCACTTGGCAGGCATGGGGGGGGGTTTAAATGAGTCACCCACATTGTTTGGATATTGGGTACTCTTTGCTTTTGAACAtatccacacacacacacacaaaaaaaattgTCCTTTTTAGACCCTTCCAAAAGTAATAAACAAACTAAAGATGATTAGAAAGttaatgggggggggggggtgtaaTTTTGATtagtatatataaatatatacttaTAAAATAGGATTTGTTGGTTgtttaatttatattgattgATTGGATAAATTTCATTGATAAGCACAACATGGTGGGTCATACATGTGATTTGGGAAATCTTATATGATAATATTGGCATCTTAATCAACaacaaagcaaagaaaaagaaaagaaaagtatgaTGATTAAGCTTTTAAGAAAATTACAAGTGTTGTTTAGTGCATTAATTAGATGGGTGGAAACCCATTACATtccaattaatatatatatatatataacaagagagagaaatattttcataaatccCATTTCTTAAAAGGACATTAGCACATGTTTATTTAAATCAATTTACAAGTTTGagaataatacataatatatatatatatttaaattgaaagaaaaaaaagaaaaaagagagacaaGCATGTATGATTTATTGGATAATGGCCTCACCACCCACTAAGGTTTGGGTGTTGTGTGTACTGAGAAAAAGAAGTGAGAGAGTGGGgacaaaacccaaaaaaaaaaatgtttgatacatatacatataagtATATATAGTCAGTCTTTTGTCTAAATAATGTGTTTGAGTTACTTACCAATATAatgctttaattttgttttaagatATGTACCTAAAAACTTTGTCAATTGGATGCTTCCTCTCACATGGCCAAACCTGAATCAATGGAGAAATTTTAGTGCCCAACTTGGagtcctttttttcttttttcataccCCTTATAACTTACCTTCATCTTTCACACTTTGCAttgtttataatatatatatatatgcatctTTCTAACATCACATATTCCACCTCCAAATT
This window encodes:
- the LOC103489297 gene encoding chaperone protein dnaJ 15, coding for MGTSSKTEGPSTPALRRDPYEVLSVSRDSTDQEIKTAYRKLALKYHPDKNVGNPEASELFKEVAYSYNILSDPEKRRQYDSAGFEALDVDGMDMEIDLSNLGTVNTMFAALFSKLGVPIKTTISANVLEEALNGTVTIRPLPIGTSVSGKVDKQCAHFFGVTINDQQAAAGIVVRVTSTAQSKLKLLYFEQDANGGYGLALQEDSEKNGKVSSVGMYFLHFQVYRMDSTVNALAMAKDPEAAFFKRLEGLQPCEVSELKSGTHIFAVYGDNFFKSATYTIEAICAKSYEDTTEKLKEIEAQILRKRNELRQFETEYRKALARFQEVTNRYTQEKQFVDELLKKRDSIHSSFTVSRPANHIDIGSGLSNGRTDDSKVYTTGEDGGSDGKDKPTKKKWFNLNLKGSDKKLG